The genomic segment CAATCCACACAGCAGGAGAAAACGAATACTTCAGAACACCGACATTCCGGAAGTACGTGATGCACATACAGCAATGGTCGAGGCGAATCGTACCCCTCCTCCTTCTCGCCGCCAGCTCACCCGCCGCCGCGCAGAGTCCCGACAGCACTGCAGTCGCTCGCTGGCTCACGCAGAACGCGATCCCGCTCGGCATTGCGACGCGGGACGCCGATCTCGATGATCTCGAGCCACTGCGCGCGGTGCTCTCGAACGTGCGCATCGTCGGGCTGGGCGAGGCGTCGCATGGTGCGAGGGAATTGTTCCAGGTGAAGCACCGACTCGTTCGCTTCCTCGTCGAGCTCATGGGCTTTCGTGTGCTCGCGATGGAACTCGATTACCCGGCGGCCAGGCACATCGACGACTACGTGCAGGGCCGCAGCGCCGACACGGATTTCCGGCTGAAGGTGTGGGACACGGAAGAATTCGTGGCGATGCTCGAATGGCTGCGGCAGTACAACGCCCGGCAGCCGGACTCTGCGAAGATCAGCATCATCGGAGTCGACGGTCAGGATCGCCGCACGGATGCAGCTTCTCTTGCCTCATACATCCGCCGGGTCGCGCCCCGGCGCGCCACGGACGTCGCTCAGCTTCTGAGCGACACGACATTCCCCGCGCGTCTCGACTCCACAACGAACGCCGAGCTGCAGCGCCGCTACGTCGACCTGTACATGTTCCTGCGCCTCAACGGCGCGCGGCTGATCAATGCATCGAGCCGCAGCGAGTACGAGGCGATGTGCGAGCTGGCACTCGCGTTCGTGCAGCCGGGCTACATCTACGCCAGCGACATCGACACCCGGCAGGGCCTCGCCCGGCGCGACAGCTACATGGCGGAGAACCTCCGCCGCGCGGTCGAGCGATCACGCCCCGGCACCCGGTTCATCCTGTGGGTACACAACGGTCACGTCGGGGCAGGCGACGACTACTTCCCGAGGCTCGGATTGCACCTGCGCGGCCTCTACGGCAGTGCCTACTACGCTCTTGGTCTCACGTTCGGGCACGGCGGAATCCAGGCCTGGGACCGCG from the Longimicrobiales bacterium genome contains:
- a CDS encoding erythromycin esterase family protein, whose translation is MHIQQWSRRIVPLLLLAASSPAAAQSPDSTAVARWLTQNAIPLGIATRDADLDDLEPLRAVLSNVRIVGLGEASHGARELFQVKHRLVRFLVELMGFRVLAMELDYPAARHIDDYVQGRSADTDFRLKVWDTEEFVAMLEWLRQYNARQPDSAKISIIGVDGQDRRTDAASLASYIRRVAPRRATDVAQLLSDTTFPARLDSTTNAELQRRYVDLYMFLRLNGARLINASSRSEYEAMCELALAFVQPGYIYASDIDTRQGLARRDSYMAENLRRAVERSRPGTRFILWVHNGHVGAGDDYFPRLGLHLRGLYGSAYYALGLTFGHGGIQAWDRDLARQGRFVLRAYQLENPDAGSLERYFAQTGLEQLVIDFRSAPQGGAVADWLATRQDMRGIGAVYGGDDDPASIASRAPGRVFDGMLYIDTVTRARPTPRMRDAYLENN